Proteins encoded in a region of the Flammeovirga yaeyamensis genome:
- a CDS encoding ROK family protein encodes MSITDKKQIVLTLDAGGTNFVFSAMQGGKMIVDPYRLPSNGDNLEQSLQNILTGFNHVVEQLGDRKPEAISFAFPGPADYPNGIIGDLQNLPGYRGGVALGPMLEEKFGIPAFINNDGDLFAYGEAIGGLLPQINAKLKANGSEKEYKNVIGITLGTGLGGGVVSNNKLHIGDNSMGGEIWLMPSKVLDHVNAEEASCIRAIQRFYKEFSGVDNAELTPKDIFEIAKGEQEGDAASAKKAFDTLGENLGDVLCTLATTVDAIVVIGGGLSGASELFMPATLAEMKSKYKSGTDRLVMEVFDLTSEVETEKFVTNNQLEIKVPFTEKTVKYDASPKIGVGISALGTSEAISLGAYAFAVDQLEN; translated from the coding sequence ATGTCCATAACAGATAAAAAACAAATCGTCCTAACCCTAGATGCTGGGGGAACTAATTTTGTATTCTCTGCCATGCAAGGCGGAAAAATGATCGTTGATCCTTATAGACTACCTTCAAACGGTGATAATCTAGAACAAAGCTTACAAAACATTCTTACTGGTTTTAATCACGTTGTAGAACAACTTGGTGATAGAAAACCAGAAGCAATTTCATTCGCATTTCCAGGTCCTGCTGATTACCCTAACGGTATTATTGGTGACTTACAAAACCTTCCTGGTTATCGAGGTGGAGTAGCTTTAGGACCAATGTTAGAAGAAAAATTCGGTATCCCTGCATTTATCAATAACGATGGCGATTTATTTGCTTACGGTGAAGCAATCGGTGGTTTACTTCCACAAATTAATGCTAAGCTAAAAGCCAATGGAAGCGAAAAAGAATATAAAAATGTGATCGGCATTACACTTGGAACTGGTCTAGGTGGCGGTGTCGTTTCTAACAATAAATTACATATTGGCGATAACTCAATGGGAGGTGAAATCTGGTTGATGCCTTCTAAAGTTTTAGACCATGTAAATGCTGAGGAAGCTTCTTGTATTAGAGCAATCCAAAGATTCTACAAAGAATTCTCTGGTGTTGATAATGCAGAACTAACGCCAAAAGACATCTTCGAAATCGCAAAAGGCGAACAAGAAGGTGATGCTGCATCAGCGAAAAAAGCATTCGATACATTAGGCGAAAACCTAGGAGACGTTCTTTGTACTTTAGCAACAACGGTAGATGCTATTGTTGTTATCGGAGGAGGTCTTTCTGGAGCCTCAGAATTATTCATGCCTGCTACTCTAGCAGAGATGAAATCAAAATATAAATCGGGAACTGACCGATTGGTTATGGAAGTATTTGACCTTACTTCTGAAGTCGAAACTGAAAAGTTTGTAACAAATAACCAACTGGAAATCAAGGTTCCATTTACAGAAAAAACTGTAAAATACGATGCTTCTCCTAAAATTGGTGTAGGTATTTCTGCATTAGGAACTAGTGAAGCTATTTCACTTGGAGCATACGCATTTGCTGTGGATCAATTAGAAAATTAA
- a CDS encoding Clp protease/crotonase-like domain-containing protein — protein sequence MSYNIKHIHSHKKGNVVTIYLPNFCLNQLSKETTVQIIDILERVNKDDHVNMVVFRTVQENFFLPKFSLEEAPIISDSIMNSDYFINLKDMIHSMRAMTVSVIEGATNKIGSSFIKASDLSYATESTVFSNGMNIDGNQLFTAEKAEENGIITRMIPEDKIDLTLDYLGHTYESE from the coding sequence ATGAGCTACAATATAAAACACATACACAGTCATAAAAAAGGGAATGTTGTCACCATATACTTGCCTAATTTCTGCTTGAACCAATTGTCCAAGGAAACCACCGTTCAAATAATCGATATTTTAGAGAGAGTCAATAAAGATGATCATGTTAATATGGTGGTATTTAGAACAGTACAGGAAAATTTTTTCTTACCAAAATTTTCTTTAGAGGAAGCTCCTATTATTTCTGATAGCATTATGAACAGTGATTATTTCATTAATTTAAAAGATATGATCCACAGTATGAGGGCAATGACTGTCTCTGTAATTGAGGGAGCAACTAATAAAATTGGCTCTTCATTTATAAAAGCAAGTGATTTATCTTATGCCACAGAATCAACAGTTTTCTCTAATGGTATGAATATTGATGGTAACCAATTATTTACTGCTGAAAAGGCAGAAGAAAATGGAATTATCACAAGGATGATTCCTGAAGATAAAATTGATTTAACCCTAGATTATCTAGGTCATACTTACGAAAGTGAGTAA
- a CDS encoding glutamate--tRNA ligase family protein, which translates to MRTRFAPTPSGYLHIGNAYSFLLTWILARQSEGGEILLRIDDIDSTRARDEYIEDIFETIDWLGIDYDNGPFSVDDFKKNWTQELRTHRYQRAFDILKEQGDLFACTCSRKEIYEQSESGIYTGKCRDLNLPFDTEDAAIRVKTSEVPVILEDLFIGDVAIDLEQTMKDFVIKRKDGLFAYQLASLIDDEDDGIDFIVRGEDLVESTAAQIFLGNKLELDNFENVEFLHHPLLVDEKGEKLSKSNGSDAIKTLREQGMTPEEVYSGFAEFYLGEEVNITNIEQLLEINFIEEEGDEDWDEE; encoded by the coding sequence ATGCGTACCAGATTTGCTCCAACACCATCAGGTTATTTACATATAGGTAATGCCTATTCTTTTTTACTCACGTGGATTCTTGCACGTCAGTCTGAAGGTGGTGAAATTCTTTTACGAATTGATGATATCGACTCCACTCGTGCACGTGACGAGTATATTGAAGATATTTTTGAAACAATCGATTGGCTAGGTATCGATTATGATAATGGTCCTTTTAGTGTAGATGATTTTAAGAAAAACTGGACGCAAGAACTAAGAACTCATCGCTATCAAAGAGCATTTGATATTTTAAAAGAACAAGGCGATTTATTTGCTTGTACGTGTTCTCGTAAAGAGATCTACGAACAATCTGAATCTGGTATTTATACCGGTAAATGCAGAGATCTAAATCTTCCATTCGATACTGAAGATGCTGCAATTAGAGTGAAAACTTCAGAAGTTCCCGTTATTTTAGAAGATCTATTTATTGGTGATGTTGCTATTGATTTAGAACAAACTATGAAAGACTTTGTCATAAAAAGAAAAGATGGCTTGTTTGCTTATCAATTGGCCTCATTAATTGATGATGAAGACGATGGAATCGATTTCATAGTGAGAGGAGAAGACCTTGTTGAATCTACAGCAGCTCAAATATTTCTTGGTAACAAACTAGAACTTGATAATTTCGAAAATGTCGAGTTTTTACATCATCCACTTCTTGTAGATGAAAAAGGTGAAAAGTTGTCGAAATCAAATGGTTCGGATGCCATAAAAACACTTAGAGAACAAGGTATGACTCCTGAAGAAGTGTATAGTGGTTTTGCTGAGTTTTATTTAGGAGAAGAAGTCAATATCACTAACATTGAACAACTGTTAGAAATTAATTTTATTGAAGAAGAAGGCGATGAGGATTGGGATGAAGAATAA